In a genomic window of Syntrophorhabdaceae bacterium:
- the pnp gene encoding polyribonucleotide nucleotidyltransferase: protein MKQSVTIEYAGRPLTISTGELAKQAGGSVVVQYADTVLLVTAVARKEPSDRDFLPLTVNYQEMAYAGGKFPGGFFKREGRPAAGEVLISRLIDRPIRPLFPTGYRHETQVIATVLSADQECDPGILAMTGASCALTISDIPWEGPIAGVKIGRKEGSFIVNPTAADMTESDIDIVVVGTRDAIMMVEGTAQFATDADLLEAIQFGHQQIIPLIDLQEKLRDLADPKPKWAPQVKEAPQGLKEEMRKKYEADLIASFGIKAKLERGESQNQLFKSIVKEYPDIEEPIVYSVFDDVTRDVLREQLLSTGKRIDGRANNTIRDINCRVAVLPRTHGSALFTRGETQSLAVTTFGTSDDEQKMESLMEGERYKTFLLHYNFPPFSVGEVSMLRSPSRREVGHGNLAERALSHILPSKEDFPYTIRIVSEILESNGSSSMATVCGGCLSLMDAGVPIKEPVAGIAMGLVKEGDTEIVLTDILGDEDHLGDMDFKIAGTRDTITAIQMDIKIKGITKETMWKAIVQAKEGIGTILGIMTETLSAPRENLSPYAPRIYTITIKPDRIRDVIGPGGKIIKSIVEQTGVKIDIEDSGVVKIASQDEESANQAIEIIRGLTKEVVVGEIYLGKVKKVIDSGAIVEIMHGTDGFVHISQLADGYVKKASDIVKEREEMLVKVIDVEPNGRIKLSRKAVLKDQEQKE, encoded by the coding sequence TGGTCGTGCAGTATGCGGACACGGTGCTGCTGGTGACGGCTGTCGCCCGGAAAGAGCCATCGGACAGGGATTTCCTCCCTCTTACGGTAAATTATCAGGAGATGGCGTACGCGGGCGGTAAATTTCCCGGCGGCTTTTTCAAGAGAGAAGGACGGCCCGCCGCCGGCGAGGTACTCATCTCCCGGCTCATCGACAGGCCCATTCGCCCTCTCTTTCCCACCGGCTACCGGCACGAGACCCAGGTCATCGCCACCGTGCTCTCCGCCGACCAGGAATGCGATCCGGGCATACTGGCCATGACAGGCGCCTCGTGCGCCCTCACTATCTCCGACATACCCTGGGAAGGCCCGATTGCCGGAGTCAAGATCGGCAGGAAGGAAGGCTCTTTCATCGTGAACCCCACTGCGGCCGATATGACGGAAAGCGATATCGATATCGTCGTAGTCGGTACGAGGGATGCAATAATGATGGTCGAAGGCACGGCGCAATTCGCGACTGACGCAGATCTTCTCGAAGCGATCCAGTTCGGGCACCAGCAGATTATTCCCCTCATCGACCTGCAGGAAAAGCTGAGAGACCTGGCAGATCCGAAGCCGAAGTGGGCTCCCCAGGTGAAAGAAGCGCCCCAGGGGCTCAAAGAGGAAATGAGAAAGAAGTACGAGGCCGATCTTATCGCCTCCTTCGGTATTAAAGCGAAGCTCGAACGGGGCGAGAGCCAGAACCAGCTCTTCAAGAGTATCGTCAAGGAGTATCCGGACATCGAGGAACCCATCGTCTACAGCGTTTTCGACGACGTCACGAGAGACGTTCTCAGGGAGCAGCTCCTCTCGACCGGGAAAAGGATAGATGGTCGCGCGAATAACACCATCCGTGATATCAACTGCCGTGTGGCCGTGCTCCCCCGCACCCACGGCTCCGCACTCTTTACCAGGGGAGAGACCCAGTCCCTTGCCGTGACCACCTTCGGGACATCGGACGACGAGCAGAAAATGGAATCCCTCATGGAAGGCGAGAGGTACAAGACCTTCCTGCTTCACTATAACTTCCCCCCCTTTTCGGTGGGCGAGGTATCGATGCTGCGCAGCCCCTCCAGGCGCGAGGTAGGGCACGGGAACCTGGCCGAAAGGGCTTTGTCCCATATCCTTCCGTCCAAGGAAGATTTCCCTTACACCATCAGAATCGTGTCGGAGATCCTTGAATCTAACGGGTCGTCATCGATGGCCACGGTCTGCGGCGGCTGTCTCTCCCTTATGGATGCGGGCGTACCCATTAAAGAACCCGTTGCCGGTATCGCCATGGGCCTCGTGAAAGAAGGAGATACGGAGATAGTCCTCACCGATATCCTGGGCGACGAGGATCATCTGGGAGATATGGATTTCAAGATTGCCGGAACAAGGGACACCATAACCGCCATCCAGATGGACATCAAGATAAAAGGCATTACGAAAGAGACCATGTGGAAAGCTATCGTCCAGGCAAAGGAAGGGATCGGGACAATCCTCGGTATTATGACGGAAACATTGAGCGCCCCGAGAGAAAACCTGTCGCCCTATGCCCCGAGAATTTATACGATCACTATTAAGCCCGACAGGATAAGAGACGTCATCGGTCCGGGCGGCAAGATCATCAAGAGCATCGTCGAGCAAACCGGAGTGAAGATTGACATCGAAGATTCCGGAGTGGTGAAAATAGCATCTCAGGACGAAGAGTCTGCAAATCAGGCAATCGAGATAATCAGGGGTCTCACGAAAGAAGTCGTGGTCGGTGAAATATATCTCGGCAAGGTTAAGAAAGTTATAGATTCAGGCGCCATCGTCGAGATTATGCACGGCACCGACGGTTTCGTGCATATAAGCCAGCTTGCGGACGGTTACGTGAAAAAGGCCTCCGATATCGTGAAGGAGCGGGAAGAGATGCTGGTAAAGGTTATCGACGTCGAGCCCAACGGGAGAATCAAGCTTTCCCGAAAGGCTGTTCTCAAGGATCAGGAGCAAAAGGAATAA
- the dut gene encoding dUTP diphosphatase, translating to MEELEVLVSLAQGARLPEYATPGSSGVDLCALLKEPFTLLPFERTLIPTGIHVTIPEGYEGEIRPRSGIAHKFGVTLVNTPGTIDADYRGEIKILLINLGKDPFMISNGDRIAQMVFRNISKARFKTVEILPASQRGSGGFGSTGAR from the coding sequence ATGGAAGAGTTAGAAGTCCTCGTCTCACTCGCACAAGGGGCGCGTCTTCCGGAATACGCGACTCCGGGATCCTCCGGCGTCGACCTTTGCGCCCTACTGAAAGAACCCTTTACCCTCCTTCCCTTCGAGCGCACACTCATACCGACCGGAATACATGTGACCATACCCGAAGGATATGAAGGGGAGATAAGGCCCCGTAGTGGTATCGCCCATAAGTTCGGAGTGACCCTCGTCAACACGCCCGGCACAATTGACGCGGATTACAGGGGAGAGATAAAGATATTGCTCATTAACCTGGGCAAAGACCCCTTTATGATATCAAACGGGGACAGGATAGCTCAGATGGTCTTCCGCAACATCTCGAAAGCCCGCTTCAAAACTGTAGAGATACTACCCGCGTCCCAAAGGGGCTCAGGCGGCTTCGGCTCTACGGGCGCACGATGA
- a CDS encoding pitrilysin family protein: MYKKTVLANGITVVTESIPYFPTVSLGVWWKTGGRFEDESNNGISHFLEHMLFKGTDRRSAYDIAREIDAVGGTLNAFTGKESTCLYARVLKKDMDMALDILADMCKQSAFNEDDIEKEKYVVAQEIKMIDDNPEEYVYDLFNSTYFSGHPLGMTILGTQGNLDAFTKKNLVNHFRTHYRPQNVIITAAGRIQHEGFVKKVEALFDMKKPHIPEIPIETPRPQPGVHFYDKDLEHAYLCIGTRGVSQIDERRYPLYVLNALLGGSMSSHLFQEIREKRGLVYNIYSYVNCYHDTGTFGISTSTSRESVEEVVSLIKKEIVRIRDKGITDEELSFSKEHIKGNLFISLESSESRMGRLAKNEIYFGSYIPLKDTLRSIDSIRKLDVNEMGRLAFSDPDDLSLTVLGNVDRKIVEQAWKS; the protein is encoded by the coding sequence ATGTACAAAAAAACAGTCCTTGCGAACGGCATCACGGTAGTGACCGAGTCCATACCCTATTTTCCCACCGTTTCATTAGGGGTATGGTGGAAGACGGGCGGCCGGTTCGAAGATGAATCGAACAACGGGATCTCCCATTTCCTTGAGCACATGCTATTCAAGGGAACGGACCGCCGCTCCGCCTACGATATCGCAAGGGAGATAGACGCCGTGGGCGGCACGTTGAATGCCTTCACGGGCAAAGAGTCAACGTGCCTCTATGCGAGGGTTTTGAAGAAAGATATGGATATGGCCCTCGATATTCTCGCCGACATGTGCAAACAATCGGCGTTCAATGAAGATGATATAGAGAAAGAAAAATATGTCGTCGCTCAGGAGATCAAGATGATCGACGACAATCCCGAGGAGTATGTGTACGACCTCTTCAACTCTACTTACTTCTCGGGGCATCCTTTGGGAATGACCATTCTGGGCACTCAGGGAAATCTTGACGCCTTTACGAAAAAGAACCTCGTGAACCATTTCCGTACCCATTACCGCCCCCAGAACGTGATCATTACCGCAGCGGGGAGAATTCAGCACGAGGGGTTCGTCAAAAAGGTTGAAGCCCTTTTCGACATGAAGAAGCCGCACATACCGGAGATACCCATTGAGACACCCAGGCCTCAACCGGGGGTTCATTTTTATGATAAGGACCTGGAGCACGCCTATCTCTGCATAGGGACCCGCGGAGTAAGTCAGATCGATGAGAGACGTTACCCCCTTTACGTGCTCAATGCCCTTTTGGGCGGCAGCATGAGCTCTCATCTCTTTCAGGAGATCCGCGAAAAGAGAGGCCTCGTATATAACATATATTCTTATGTGAACTGCTACCATGACACAGGAACCTTCGGAATATCGACCTCCACATCCCGCGAATCAGTGGAGGAAGTGGTGAGCCTCATCAAGAAAGAGATCGTCCGCATCAGGGACAAGGGCATCACCGATGAGGAGTTGAGTTTCTCAAAGGAACATATAAAAGGTAACCTCTTCATTTCTCTCGAAAGCTCCGAGTCGAGAATGGGGAGATTGGCAAAAAACGAGATCTATTTCGGATCTTATATACCCCTCAAGGACACCCTGCGCTCCATCGATTCCATCCGGAAGTTGGATGTAAACGAGATGGGACGACTTGCCTTCAGCGATCCCGATGACCTCTCGCTCACGGTCCTCGGAAACGTGGATAGAAAAATCGTAGAACAGGCATGGAAGAGTTAG